The following coding sequences lie in one Oryctolagus cuniculus chromosome 7, mOryCun1.1, whole genome shotgun sequence genomic window:
- the HCRTR1 gene encoding orexin/Hypocretin receptor type 1, whose protein sequence is MEPSATPGAQTGVPAGSRQASPRPPDYEDEFLRYLWRDYLYPKQYEWVLIAAYVAVFLVALVGNTLVCLAVWRNHHMRTVTNYFIVNLSLADVLVTAICLPASLLVDITESWLFGHALCKVIPYLQAVSVSVVVLTLSSIALDRWYAICHPLLFKSTARRARGSILGIWAVSLAVMVPQAAVMECSSVLPELANRTRLLSVCDERWADDLYPKIYHSCFFIVTYLAPLGLMAMAYFQIFRKLWGRQIPGTTSALVRNWKRPSDQLDDQGQGLSSEPQPRARAFLAEVKQMRARRKTAKMLMVVLLVFALCYLPISVLNVLKRVFGMFRQASDREAIYACFTFSHWLVYANSAANPIIYNFLSGKFREQFKAAFSCCLPGLGPRSSASHKSLSLQSRCSVSKVSEHVVLTSVTTVLP, encoded by the exons ATGGAGCCCTCGGCCACCCCAGGGGCCCAGACGGGGGTCCCTGCTGGCAGCAGGCAGGCGTCCCCCAGGCCTCCAGACTATGAAGACGAGTTTCTCCGCTACCTGTGGCGTGATTATCTGTACCCTAAGCAGTACGAGTGGGTCCTCATCGCAGCCTATGTGGCCGTGTTCCTCGTGGCGCTGGTGGGCAACACACTGG TCTGCCTGGCCGTGTGGCGGAACCACCACATGAGGACGGTCACCAACTACTTCATCGTCAACCTGTCCCTGGCCGATGTGCTGGTGACAGCCATCTGCCTGCCGGCCAGTCTGCTGGTAGACATCACGGAATCCTGGCTCTTTGGCCATGCCCTCTGCAAGGTCATCCCCTATCTACAG GCCGTGTCCGTGTCAGTGGTCGTGCTGACTCTCAGCTCCATCGCCCTGGACCGCTGGTACGCCATCTGCCACCCGCTGTTGTTCAAGAGCACTGCCCGGCGCGCCCGCGGCTCCATCCTCGGCATCTGGGCGGTGTCGCTGGCTGTCATGGTGCCTCAGGCTGCTGTCATGGAGTGTAGCAGCGTGCTGCCCGAGCTGGCCAACCGCACCCGCCTCCTGTCTGTCTGTGATGAGCGCTGGGCAG ACGACCTGTACCCCAAGATCTACCACAGCTGCTTCTTCATTGTCACCTACCTGGCCCCACTGGGCCTCATGGCCATGGCCTATTTCCAGATCTTCCGCAAGCTCTGGGGCCGCCAG ATCCCCGGCACCACCTCGGCCCTGGTGCGCAACTGGAAGCGGCCCTCAGACCAGCTGGAcgaccagggccagggcctgagctcagagccccagccccgggcccgcGCCTTCCTGGCCGAGGTGAAACAGATGCGAGCCCGGAGGAAGACGGCCAAGATGCTGATGGTGGTGCTGCTGGTCTTCGCCCTCTGCTACCTGCCCATCAGTGTCCTCAACGTCCTCAAGAG GGTCTTCGGGATGTTCCGCCAAGCCAGCGACCGAGAGGCCATCTACGCCTGCTTCACCTTCTCCCACTGGCTGGTGTACGCCAACAGCGCCGCCAACCCCATCATCTACAACTTCCTCAGCG GCAAATTCCGGGAGCAGTTTAAAGCCGCCttctcctgctgcctgcccggCCTGGGTCCTCGCTCCTCTGCCAGCCACAAGTCCTTGTCCCTGCAGAGCCGGTGCTCCGTGTCCAAGGTGTCCGAGCACGTGGTGCTCACCAGCGTCACCACGGTGCTGCCCTGA